gagagagaaaagaaagagagaggggaGGAGAATTAGGTCGCacaggaagaagaaaggaagaaaaacaaAAGGGACTAGTCTGATTTGGACTAGTTCGATTTGGCCTGTTCGATTCAGGACActcgaaaattttatttttgttatgctCTAGGACCtgaaatgaggcctgaaaattctaaaaaaagaaattgtagaaaactcataaaaatttatggagtctaaaagtattttcaaacttatcacatggtctttaaattaatttttaaaaattattgaactaattatcttgaaaaataaaaagcCAATTTTTAAAACctagaaaattcaaattaaaataccacaatatttaatacattaaaatatcaaaatttatacataaaataattatttaaaaaattcagaatGTTACATTTTTCATCTATAAAAGTATGAATGCTAAAAACTGATGAactaaatgaaaaaataaataaaaatataattaataaatataaaaaattaataatattttcctACTTGTGATTGATACATATAAGCATATATGATTatcattgtgtatttcagtttgtTTCCCAAAAGTCTCAAACAAGATGCAACTCCATTTTATTAACATGGAccataattataaattttcttttgctTTTATCATTCTATAATTACTAATTCTTTAGTTTTACTTAATAttaccaataatataataaaatctaCGAAAAGAAGACTTAGAATAATGTTGTTTGcactcaaaattaatttttaggaccattaaaattaatttaggtcaatgatttatttaattaattttttataaaatttattttattttattttattaattaaattaaaagacttaaaagtaatttaattaatttatgggtGATTATTTACAGATAAGAAAGAAGTGGTAGTTTACCAGGAAGTTAAGGAGCAGACATGAGAAGGAAGGTAACCTCCATCATGTACAGAATGTGAAAAGTGGAGGAGTAAGTGATCTAGAGAGTTCCATGGAGCTTATATAATGAAGAAGTGCCTCAATGTGAAAGGCCCAACCAATCAACCAGTCAAAATCAATTACTCAAGACTCAACctagtcaattatccttttaattACTCTGTCAATTCCAATTTCAATGACTTATTTAATTTCTCAAGAATTTTTCCTATttcaaagaattttttttttttaatttccaagctttacatTTACTTGTCTAGaaatcaatttttaatttaacttcagtATATATTatctttttcaattttaatttgcaTTTATGTTGAGTTAAACATCTTATCTATGGCAAGGTTATATTCAAATACAAAACGTTGAAATTGGAGGAGTAAACCATCCAAAGAGTTCCATGGAGCTTATATAATGAAGAAATGTCGCAATGTGAAAGGCCCAACCAACTGACCAATCAAAATCAATTACTCAAGACTCAACCTAGTCAATTATCCTTTTCATTACTCtgtcaatttcaatttcaatgcCTTATTTAACTTTtcaagaattttttttaatttcaaagatttttttttttaatttccaagctttacatTTACTTATTTAGaaatcaaatttcaatttaacttcagtatatattatttttttcaattttaatttgcaTTTATGTTTAGTTGAAAATCTTATCTATGGCAAGGTTATATTCAGTATAGCAAATTTCCCTTAGTTTGAACTAGAAGTTTGAAGAACAGAAACAATGATTGATATACATAGTATTTGGCATGCCAACAAAATTCAAGTTGTTAACCAGTTGATTATTTTCACAACAAACAAATTTTTTATTCTAATTTGTGCATAATTTGTTAAATAAAAGatgtattattaataattttataatcaaaTATCATATAAATATAATGAGCAATaaattttactaattaatttattatatgatAAGTTGTAATTAATATCAATTAGTCTTTTTATATGctaatttttgtttttttattcatTGTAAACTAGTTGCTAAATTTGAAATGGACTATCTGTTTCTAATTTTTGTTGCTATTATGGTAATTTATTGTAGTGTCTAATGGATGACATGAACAACTGCTTTCAAAAGGTGCTAAGGAAGTGTTGATCAAAACTATCTTCATAGCGATCCCTCTATATGCAATGTCATGCTTCAGATTATTAGCGCTCTTGTTGCCAACTTTTAGTGGGGGAAAAAGAAGGGAAAAAATGAACCAAGTCTTTTGGAACAAAAATGTATGAACCAAAAATGCACAAAGGGTTAGGCTTTTGTGACCTCACCAGTTTTAAAAGGGCTTTATTAACAAAAGATGGCTAACGTATTCTTATAAATTCAAATTCTCTACTAGCTCGCATGCTTTAAGGGAAATATTTTCCATACTCCTTGCAAGCACTGCTTGGTCCCAATTTTTCTTAGGGAtggaaaagttttttttttttttttagggaaagaaaattttagaaaaggTGTTTGTTGGTAGGTGAATAATGGTCAATCAATTCTATGTAAGGTTGACAATTAGTTCCCACAATCTTATGCACATCCACCTTAGGTGAAAGAGATTTATGATCAATCTATCATCTAGGCATCACAACCAACCGAACATTAGGAATCATTGCATGCACTTTCAAGAAGTCATTTCAGTGGCTCTCTAATTCCATGAGGAATTGTTTGTAACTAATTGAGAGACAGTACCATCATTTGCCCCCTCTGACACCTCAAATGTGGCTGCCACCTCTTATAAAATAgatcaaaataaattttgacgTTGCACTAGTCAAAAAAGACAATTGGGGTGCCATTACAACAATTGCTTGAGATTCTATGGGTTGCAATATTGCTTGGTCCTATCTTAAAATTCCAGGCTACACCAATGTTTTTGTGTTGGAAGGATTTACATGTAAAGAGGCTATTACTTTAACAAAACTTTGATGCTATAATAGAGTGAAATTTTGAAGGATACTTTGTCATTGTCATCCAAGCTCTCAAAGATGGCTCTCATATTTATCAATCAATTCAAGGTGTAAtccttaatattttaaaaatggtTGTAACATTAGAGGAATTGTCTTTTTACTTCGTGAAGATAGCTTGTAATCAAGCTGCCCATGAGTTGGTTATCAaagtttttcatgatattttcttttattatcacAAGTAACAAGCTCACTATGTACTCAACTTCTTGCCCGTATATGGCCTTCAATGAAATTCCATatctttggaaaaaaaaaaaaaaaaaactacttagGTGGTGTATGCATTACTTaactatatttacattattatttAATTGTCTTACCGAAAATTTGGTAGAGTCTCCCTTGTAACTAGACTTATCCTCCTTGCAAGGCAAGCTCAAACACTGGGCTCCAAGCTCATAACAACATCACAATGCCCATTTAGGGCTTATAGAAACCTAATATAAGTCTAATTGCTCAATTCTCCAACTAAGGTCCCTAACTCATCTCCTATTGATttaattatgttttgtgtttgagaATTATGGAAATATTCTTAGAAGTCCTTTACGGTATTCTTATGTTGTTATAATTCATTTTACTTAGTTATTGCATGCcgggaatattttatgaattaattacAGAAACCTTAGTTCCAGGTTAAATAGCTAAAGTTGAGATCGAGCTTACCATGTCGATTCTGCTATCTAGAACATGACCAAAGTATCTGAAATCACTAGGATCAATGTTGCATTCATATTTTATAAGGTTTTGGACATATTTGCACACTTTTTGCCGTTGTAAATagtcattatatatatatttagtagtgttttagtttagtttagtaatttcataattaattgcatttttcttgcatttttaagTTAAAATAAGATTTAAAGATGTTGAGAGTATTTAAAAAGAATTACATGTTTATATAGAAGTCAGAGAGCTTACAAGTAGTAGAGAATTTTAAGTTATAGTAAAGCAGAAAATTACACAAGCTTTGACACAATTGTGTTTCTAGTCGTGCAAGTGCCAAAGTTGTTGTGACACAAGCAGTGCTTTCATTCACACAAATGGTGTAATCTCCAGTGTTGCAAGAATAAAAAGAGCCACGTAGAAGTACAAGGGATAACACGAGTGGTGCTTTTAGCCGTGTAAAGACATATGAAGAAGTTACCCCAACCCTATGCACATATTACACACCTTATGCTTCACCAAACTTGAAGATTTAACTAAAGCATGTATTTACACAGGTCATGTAAATATTTACACAGGTTGTGTAAATTAACTCTAATTGCTGACttgtattaaattattttttatttctaaattcttcTTGTACTATTCTCTGACCTAATAGGGCTAAAAAATTGGCATTATACAAGCATCCTTATCATAGTTTTTTCTAAGTTTGGAAAaagtgaaaaattttgagaacaaTCTTTATTTTCTTTGGAAGAAAAGAACGGTAATAAGGAGACTACCATTTTTCTTCTGCATTGAGTGAATTCATTCTAGATTTTAGTATCTAAAGTGATTCTCCATCTGGCTTTTTCAATTCTCTAGCTTATATTCATGTTTATAGTCATTTTTTAAATAGTTTTCTTTTGTAATTTGAATATTGGTgagtatatttttatatattttagagTTGGGATGTAATGCATTGGTTTAATCTATGGTATTAATCTTGTTTGGCTTAGTGAAATGAGTATTTGTGGTTGTATTATATTCCTTGTGACTTATTTACATGCTTTGTGTTAGGCCTATCAAAGCTACGTTTTAAATTATTGATTGATGAACTAAAAGGTGAAAATTAATAGTAAAAAACTAAGGTTTAGAACATGCAATTTGAGATCTAGAGATAGACTGGTATTGTGAGAGGGtttttacaaattaattataaaacttaATGGATTTTAATTAAGTCAAGAGCCACAAAAGTAGGAATTGATTTAGTTAAAATAGTACTTTGATTTCTTGGAAGAGAATCTTAGAGAATTCAGAAGTAATTTCCTCAAAAGACATAATTACTTAGTCATTGAAGTAATTGGAGAAATACCTAGTTAATTAGATTGTGAACCCTAACTCTGGAATTGCCTTTTTAGTAATTAACACTTATTTGTTTTAGCTTGCTTGACTTAGTTGAATTTGCatatttattacttttttttattgCTCTTATTTATTTCTTGCCTATAATCGTGAGTCTAAATAACATAGTTAATCATGGTTTGGTAAGTTAATAACATAGTTATTACAATATGATCTCTATGAGAATGATATCTTTTTATACAACTTGTAAGATTCATGCATTTATGGATTTTATAATAACAATTAATTGTAAGCATGACTGGGTTTTGGTTCAACTTGCCAAGTGCCCAAATCGGGCTGAAAACTTAGTCCCTGGTGCTAGTAAGTTCTCGTCTATTCAAAAGCACCTCCACGAAACTCGAAttatgttaataattatcatataattaagtATGAAAAATGGTGATCAAAAGAGTTCAAAAATCTCATCGATTAATATGAGTCATCTGATAATCATCTTTCCCAAACAGTGCCCGATCAAAATAGGATTGATCCCATCTTAAAGGTTTTGATGCGTGAAATCCATCAATGGTCTCGAATTGACTATTCAGTAGTTGAATTGGCTGGAAAATGCCTTGAAAGgaccattttcttcctcctttcaaAACATATCTTCGGTGACTGTTGAGCCATGTGACAGATCGAGGAAGCTTCACCTACTTCCTAGGAGTTGAGAGTTGTAAGGGAAGCATAAGTTTGTTGGTTAGAGCACAAGGAGCAGCAAATTTCCTTCCTGCAAGCTTGCAGATTGACCTGTTTTTTTCTCCACGTCACTTAGTGCTCCATGAGGCTCCCTACACCTTGCCATGCTCACTGGAATTATCTAAGTTTATGGTTTGTAGTGTCAACACCTAAGTGTGGCCAGAGAAAGGGACAAACAAGGATTAATGACATAGGAGAAGGAGTTGTGATGCGTACTGTGGGTGGGGGAAAGAAAAGCATATGATTGGTCCAttcattttaatatatatatatatatatatatatatatatatatatatatatatatatatatatatatatatatatatatatatatatattagcccCTTAATTTTGCTTCATGTTAACATTAAACTACTATAATTTGCGTTCTATATTTTAAACCCTAATTTGTTGACGTTATACTATTTTTTAATTAAGAGTAAACAAAAATCCATCTTAACAAACAATAAATCCTTTTTTCTTAAATAAACAGACAGCTGCCAAAAGaagtcaaaaaataaataaaaaaataaattagcttCTATTTGTttataaaagtttaaaaaaaaaaaaaaaactatttcttCATTATGCAAAATTAGGTCTTCTCTTTAAAAACCCTTACTTGTTTAGATAAACCAGTAGCTAATTGATGACGACACAAATTAGAGCTCAATGAAAGCGTAAGGGTGGAGCAAGATGTTGCTATTGGATATCCAGTTGAGGTGAGATGCTTCTGTAGGAGACTTACTAAGCTAATGACGACGTGGACAGATATAAACCCACTTAGAAGGTTATAGGGTTGTTCATACCAAGTACATTAAATCCTTACGCATGGACCTAATGTTGAAGTATAATGTGGTTGATTTGGGTAATTGATTTAGGCAAGTGATTTGGGTAATTGATTTGGGAAATTAATTTGGTTACTTATTTCATATTTCATATAAATGTAGGGTAGCCATTGTGATTTTTTTTCAAGTGGCATGATGAAAGATTCAATGATTATCTTGCAATGATTCTTaaaaagatgaaaaaggatgttgTAGACTTGAAGCATGAGCTGGAACAAATGAAAAATACCCTAGCACCAAATTTTGTATCTCTTTTAACAAATGCTAACAATACCAACTATGTTGCATTATAATGGATTTTTTTTTAGATGATTTTATGTGTGTTTTTTAGGTTTAGATtttacaatttttaatttttccccTACATGCGAATAGTATCTCtcctaattagatttttttttttctttaactcATTGCATAGTGCAAATGAACCACACGCGCAAAAcggataatttaaaaaaaagataTAAAGTGAACAAATATAAAAGTTAAAAGGCTTAAAATGTagaatataaaatatattcaCTTGATATTAACATAAAGTAAAGTTGAGAAACTTAAATATGCATTTTGCACGATAAAataaacacaattaaattataaataatatgacTTTATAAAGTCTAAGTTAaatcaatatattttatttatttgttttgttaaTTTCTGTTAATTAAAACTGGATGAATATTAATAGTATTTTATcttattcaatttttaaaatttattactaaaaTAATCTTAACTCATTGACTAGACCTCTTtcttaaaatatttcaatttaaaaatattttattttgcaaaaattttagatttttttacaATATTTTTACCTCTCAAAACTGTCACATCTTTAATTCAACTATGTTGGAAACTAAATcaattaaaagtaaatttaattttgTCTTCACCATGTCTTCACATTTACCACACCGATAAATACTTTTTTGGATTCATCAATGTACATAtaagaaaacaaaatatttctaaatttagtttatatttttactgctaaattaagataaaatattaCGTGTGTATAAGCGCGACAAAGGCACCCTTTACTCAACAATTACTTAAATATGTGTGTATAGATAATAAGtcttatatgtgtatatacaaatCAAAAGCAAAATTAATTCATTTGTGAGAGAGTCAATAAGCTATCATGATTGTGTGTGGCTTTTGGTCTTAGATTTATCACACATCGATTGATTAGATTTGACGGTGTATATGTATAAGTGTGACAAGTGTATCATTCAGTCagtaattacctaaacatgtgtatttgtataataaatttcatacatatatacaaattaaaagaaaaattaattcatATGTGAGTGGCTCAATAAGCTATCATGCTAATTGTATGCGGCTTTTGGTTTTGGACTTATCCTACATCAATTGATTAACTTGGAGTATATGTAGAGGTAAATACTATTCGATTTAAACCGAAAAATTAAATcgaataatttaatttgatttttgatataatttaatttggttcgattttatattttagaaatttttgTTATTTCATTTCTGTTCAATTTTGGagaaaaaaatttgatttaaaccGAACTAAATGaaatagtattttttatttttgaataaatttatttttatgaggaatttataaattatatgtaattatatttatataaattatttaatttcattgattaatggttattaggttcaaattaaggttaaaatcaaattaaataacttaaaaattaaatttaaattaaaaaattaaataaattcaaaaacGATCGATTTGAacagaatcaaattaaaataaagcggttcaattcaatttaattttttatttattttaatttaatttaattttaaaatattataatttaattttattaattttataaattgattcgatttaaattaaatatttaactttttatatatatatttagatactattttaccagtaattagctGAATgtatatgatgtatataaataaaaaaaaaaaaagataaaatattaattataatctaaTGTCAAAATGAGTTGATAACTTCACGAACAGCAGAGGGGGAGATCTGACGATTGATGTGCCGACGTGTGGTTATGTAGGCCCAACCACCACGTGGTATTACTGCAATCTCCGCGCAACAGATGAGATGAACGAGATTTAGCAGTGAAACGTGATAGAAAGTTCTTGCATAAATAATTTCCTATTCATCTTGAATAAAAATGAAGCCCTAACCCTAATTCTAGTTCATAATTCAGAACACAGTTCATTCAATGGAGCCTTCAAATCAAAGCGATAAAACCGATCAAAAAGATGATTGCTTCTTCGATGGGCTCGAGGATTTTCCGTTTCATGACTGTGCCGTTGCAGACCAATCAGATCAATCCACTTCAGATTCCACTCTCTGCGAATCCTCACTTGAAGTTTCTTATCCGATCACCACTCTCCGGCGCCGGTTGTCATCTGGTCATGGAATTTGCAATGGATCCAAAGACTTCAATACGGAGTCCTTCTGTATCAATTCAGACATTACCCAAACTTACGACTCCAAAACGAAATACAAAGAGAAAAGACACAGGTTTTTTCGCGATTTAAATGAACGCGAGAGGAATTTGGACTTTTCTGAGTCGACTCGGTGGATTCCGGACCGAGTGGACTCTGTTGAAGTTACAAGCAAAGTATGCGATGATGACAAGAAGGTGAAATCGATAGTGAATGATGACCGGCTTATTGACTCCGTAGAAATGGTCGATGAACTTGGGGACTCGGCCTCTGGAAATTTGCTTGAGTTTATAGCCGGATTGGTGATTAAGGCAATTGTGTTTCAAGTTAGtttatttgttaaatttattACGTTTCCCATATGGACTTTACATTTCTCCTATATGTTTGTTATTGACCCCGTTGGAGCCATGAGGCGTGGCAGAGGATTTATCGTGAAAAATTTGATCGGGTTATTGAACTTGATAAGTGGGTTTTTAAGTCCACTGATAACCGGCTGGTTAAAGGAACATATGTTGATATGGAAGCTTTTGGTGCGATTTGGGTGGGGGATGATCTGGTCTTTTTATGTTTGTATTATTTTGTGTGGATTATTGGTTTTCTCGATGATGGTTAGTGGCTCTTTGATCAGAAATTTGGTGGAGAATCCAGTGCAGATGAAGGAAGAATTGAATTTTGATTACACACAGAATAGCCCTGTTGCATTTGTGCCAATAATGTCATGTCGTGGTGTTGGTTGTAGTGTAAATTGTGAAGAAAAGAGTTTGGGGCCACGGGTTATACCACCTAATCATAAGTTGGAAGTTAATGTTCTATTAACATTGCCAGAGTCTGGATATAACAGAAATCTTGGGATTTTTCAGGTAACACTTTGATTCATCAAAAATGGAAGTTGCAATCTTTTGGAtgctattttattttttgaaatttgCAATTTTTTGTGTGTTAATATTTGTAACTTGTAAGTATGTATGTCGTTCAAAGTTTTCTGTTCATGATCTCAAATTTTATTCATTTTGTCTCTTCTTGTGAAGAAATTAGTTCCTTAGTTATTGTTTGTTAACCGAAAACTCTTGCCAATGATATAAGATGGAAGAGAGCCTCAACCTTCGCCTCCTTCTTCCTGTTAGGCAGAGGGCTTTTCTTTTTTTGGTTTTGAGTTTGCATTAGGTTATATTCTCGTGGTGCTCATAATAAAAGCAGTGCTTAGAAACATGTTGTTTTGTCCTGGAGTTGGTGGAAATCAGTAACAGTTTGACAGAATCTGCAAGGACATATAGAGGGAGTTTAGCACTGCAGGTTGGGTTAAGTGCACAAGTCCAATTTCATAGAAGTTTGCCAAAAAGCTCTAGGAACAAGCTTCTCCCATAAGCTGCCTTTTTGGCCTGGGAGTTTTTGCATAAGTAACACCAAACTGGGCCATAATCAGAAGATATTGTACCAGATAAACATTGTGGCAGCACTTAAGTGAAATATACTTAGCATCATTGAATTTGATTGGCAGAGACATCTCTTAAACTGGTCAGAATGAAATAGTCCAgagaattaaaatatttttaggataTAGGATTCCAAAATTTAATACAGATATGGAAGATAGCTATTTTTATTGGAAGCATAGTTTTTTTTCCGTAGtccttttttaaataattttagcaGTATTTTGTATATTTCCCTGTTTTATACTCCTAGTACTTAGCAATAAATTTAATGATCTCTAAATTCATGATTTTCAGTTTTATTGATTGTTTGTTGTTCGTTTAAAGGTCCGGGTGGATTTCCTGTCTGGAGATGGTAAAACCCTTAGCAGCAAAAGACAGCTGTGCATGTTAAAATTCAGAAGCGAACCTATCCGCTTCCTACTAACTTTCTTTAAGCTAGCACCTCTGGTCACTGGCTACATGTTAGAATCCCAAATTCTAAAGGTAAAGTTTAGAGGTTTTAAGGAAGGAGATGTGCCTACTTCCTGCCTAAAAGTGATAATTGAGCAACGAGCTGAGTTCCGGCTTGCAGGTGGGATCCCAGAAATATATGATGCATCCCTTATACTTGAGTCTGAACTTCCTGTAGTAAAATGGATTATATGGTCCTGGAAGAAAA
The sequence above is a segment of the Hevea brasiliensis isolate MT/VB/25A 57/8 chromosome 11, ASM3005281v1, whole genome shotgun sequence genome. Coding sequences within it:
- the LOC110657164 gene encoding seipin-2, translated to MEPSNQSDKTDQKDDCFFDGLEDFPFHDCAVADQSDQSTSDSTLCESSLEVSYPITTLRRRLSSGHGICNGSKDFNTESFCINSDITQTYDSKTKYKEKRHRFFRDLNERERNLDFSESTRWIPDRVDSVEVTSKVCDDDKKVKSIVNDDRLIDSVEMVDELGDSASGNLLEFIAGLVIKAIVFQVSLFVKFITFPIWTLHFSYMFVIDPVGAMRRGRGFIVKNLIGLLNLISGFLSPLITGWLKEHMLIWKLLVRFGWGMIWSFYVCIILCGLLVFSMMVSGSLIRNLVENPVQMKEELNFDYTQNSPVAFVPIMSCRGVGCSVNCEEKSLGPRVIPPNHKLEVNVLLTLPESGYNRNLGIFQVRVDFLSGDGKTLSSKRQLCMLKFRSEPIRFLLTFFKLAPLVTGYMLESQILKVKFRGFKEGDVPTSCLKVIIEQRAEFRLAGGIPEIYDASLILESELPVVKWIIWSWKKTMFVWITMMLFIIELLFTLICCRPVIIPRTRPRDVPAVNNSTPKNLSELGSGQGFHVSDGNAESKD